The Lineus longissimus chromosome 2, tnLinLong1.2, whole genome shotgun sequence genome window below encodes:
- the LOC135482678 gene encoding uncharacterized protein LOC135482678: MDATKPKDKNKERSDTSDTLKKKKDEPSAHCSTKWKTDTQKRPFDDKSVLGYLHNTSPVKRSKANNPYFDAELQTGPSQYSRVVCFNKHHHQFFKESEEKRSPIKLMDIVTAPNWQDKSKTDIKVTKDTTLEANKKTLAFKPQQPPVIQPITTTVTEFVRNIPSTEKKKINLTAYVSGVVEEECEITLSYRSEPTKNKVYAIADENTSTKLTAWATIIDSIQVHNTYKFENLSVSNFNIKHLQTTFSTIVTKTNSMDNPCLDLPTTEELTELTQAKCETVQSEIVISCNSCQASIDIDDLYDDMYKCNSCGMRQLSNSVIKQVKVKLNLSDHGVKYRINARNPALSDFMKFHQAPMDTTEEIDGFFLRAEPFGVKFNTNLMAVSFSTES, encoded by the exons ATGGACGCCACTAAGCCAAAGGATAAAAACAAAGAGAGAAGTGATACATCAGAcacattgaagaagaaaaaagatgagCCATCAGCACACTGCAG TACCAAATGGAAAACTGACACACAAAAAAGGCCATTCGATGACAAGTCGGTTCTTGGCTATCTACATAATACCTCGCCGGTGAAACGTTCGAAAGCAAATAACCCTTACTTCGATGCTGAACTCCAGACTGGACCTTCCCAATACTCACGTGTTGTGTGCTTTAACAAACACCACCACCAATTCTTCAAGGAGTCTGAAGAAAAACG AAGCCCAATCAAGCTCATGGATATTGTCACTGCACCAAACTGGCAGGATAAAAGTAAAACTGATATCAAGGTTACGAAAGATACAACCCTAGAAGCAAACAAGAAAACTCTCGCTTTTAAACCACAGCAGCCACCAGTGATACAACCGATAACAACTACAGTTACAGAATTTGTCCGAAATATCccatcaacagaaaaaaaaaag ATCAATCTCACAGCTTATGTCAGCGGTGTCGTCGAAGAGGAATGTGAAATAACATTGAGCTACCGCTCAGAACCCACAAAGAATAAAGTGTACGCTATTGCGGACGAGAACACTTCCACGAAACTTACTGCATGGGCAACGATTATCGACAGCATCCAAGTACACAATACTTACAAGTTCGAAAACCTGTCGGTGTCTAACTTTAACATCAAACACTTGCAAACCACCTTCTCCACTATCGTTACGAAGACCAACAGCATGGATAACCCATGTTTGGACTTGCCAACTACCGAAGAATTGACAGAACTCACTCAAGCAAAGTGTGAAACAGTACAGTCCGAAATCGTAATTTCCTGCAACAGCTGCCAAGCCAGTATTGATATTGATGACCTGTATGATGATATGTACAAATGTAACAGCTGTGGGATGCGTCAGTTATCCAATTCAGTAATCAAACAAGTAAAAGTTAAACTCAATTTATCTGACCATGGTGTAAAATACCGTATCAATGCCCGCAACCCAGCATTGTctgatttcatgaaatttcaCCAGGCCCCAATGGACACAACAGAAGAAATTGACGGATTCTTCCTCCGAGCTGAGCCCTTCGGGGTAAAATTCAACACCAATCTCATGGCAGTATCATTCAGCACAGAGTCTT